Within Streptomyces antibioticus, the genomic segment CTCTCCGACGGCGACCGCGAGGCCGTCCGGCGCGGGGTCGGCGAGGAGGGCGTGCGGATGCTGCCCGTCCCGGCCGACGTGCACGCCGACGCCTACAACGGCATCGCGAACTCCGTGCTCTGGTTCATCCACCACCTGCTGTACCAGACCCCGCTGGAGCCGGTCTTCGACGCGGAGTTCCGGCGCCAGTGGGCGTCGTACGAGATCTACAACCGGGCCTTCGCCGAGGCGCTGGCGGAGGAGGCGGCCCCGGGGGCGGCGGTCCTGGTGCAGGACTACCACCTGTGCCTGGTGCCGGGGATGCTCCGCGAACTCCGCCCCGACCTGCGCATCGGCCACTTCTCGCACACCCCGTGGGCCCCGGTGGACTACTTCGCGCTGCTCCCGTCGGACATCCGCGAGCAGTTGCTGCGCGGCATGCTCGGCGCGGACCGGCTGGGGTTCCTCACCCGGCGCTGGGCGGACGCCTTCACCGCCTGCGCGGCGGAGTTCGCCGGGGGTACGGGAAGCACCCGGGTGGGCGTCCACGGCCTCGGCGCCGACGCCGACTTCCTGCGGGAGCGCGCGCACCGCCCGGACGTCGAGGAACGGATCACCGCCCTCCGCGAGGAGATCGGCGGCACGGACCGCAGGACCATCGTGCGCGTCGACCGCACCGAGCTGTCCAAGAACATCGTGCGCGGCCTGCTGGCCTACCGGCAGCTCCTCGACGACCACGAGGAGTGGCGCGAGCGCGTCGTCCACGTGGCCTTCGCCTACCCCTCCCGGCAGGACCTGGCCGTCTACCGCGACTACACGGCCGAGGTGCGGCGCCTGGCCACGGAGATCAACAAGACGTACGGCACCCCCGGCTGGACCCCGGTCGTCCTGCACGTCAAGGACGACTTCGCCCGCTCCCTGGCCGCCTACCGCCTCGCGGACGTGGCCCTGGTCAACCCGATCCGGGACGGGATGAACCTGGTCGCCAAGGAGATCCCGGTGGTCTCCGACGAGGGCTGCGCGCTGGTGCTGTCCCGGGAGGCGGGCGCCTACTGGGAGCTGGGCGAGGACGCCCTCGTCGTCAACCCGTACGACGTCCTGGAGACCGCCCGTGCCCTGCACGAGGCGCTGGGGATGGGGCCGGAGGAGCGGGCCGAGCGCACCAAACGACTGGCGGCGGCGGCGACCGCGCTGCCCCCGGCCCGCTGGTTCCTGGACCAGTTGGAGGCGCTGCGGGAGGGTCAGCCGGGCTGACCGGACCGGGCCGCCAGCTCCCGCAGCAGCGCCACGACCCCGGCGGGCCCGTCGACCACGAGGTCCGCGCGCTCCGCGAGTTCGGTGACCTCGGTGCTGCCACTGCACACCAGCAGGCCGGGGACGCCGTCGGCGCGGAGTTTCTCCACGGCGGCGAAGGCGGGCAGGTCGCCGAGGTCGTCCCCGGCGTAGAGGACCGACCCGGCGCCGGTCTCGCGGACGTGGTCGAGCAGGGCGACGCCCTTGTCCATGCCCGGCGGGCGCAGTTCGAGGACCATCCGGCCGGGCTCCACGATCAGCCCGTGCCGGGCGGCGAGGTCGCCGAGGGGCGCGCGCAGTTCCTCGAAGGCGGCCTGCGGGTCGTCGGCGCGCCGGGTGTGGACGGCGAGGGCCCGGCCGCCCTTCTCCTCGACCCGGACGCCCGGCCGGTCGCCGGCGGCGGCGAGGATCCCGGGGAGTTCGGCGCGGACGGCGGCGACACCCGGGTGCGGGGGCGGGGCGGTGAGGGCGCCGGTGCGGGCGTCCCATCGTTCGGCGCCGTAGTGCCCGAGGACGGTGAGGTGCTCAAGCCCCGGCACGCCCGCGAACCCGCCGTTGCGCACGGCGACCTCGGCGGGGCGGCCGGTGACGACGGCGACGGCGGCGACCTTCGGGGCCAGCGCGGTGAGCGCGGCGAGGGTGTCGGGGTGGGCGCGGGCGTCGTCGGGGTTCTCGACGATGGGGGCGAGGGTGCCGTCGAAGTCGAGTCCGACGAGGGTGCGGGAGGGCCGGGCGAGGATCGCGGCGAGGCCGTCCCGGCCGGCGGGGGTGGTGGGGGTGACGGGTGCGGGTTCCTTGGAGTGCGTCTCGTGGATGCCCATACGGCGACGATATCGGGAGGTCAGCGCTCGGCTCGCCGGGCCTCCCTGACGCGGCGCAGCCGGTTCACCGTGACGGGGTCGTGGGCCAGTGCCCGGGGATCGTCCAGGAGGGCGTTGAGGAGCTGGTAGTAGCGGACCGGGGAGAGGTCCAGCTCCTCACGGATGGCCCGTTCCTTCGCGCCGGGCCCGGGGAAACCGCGCCGCTCCAGGGCGAGGACGGCACGCTCGCGTTCCTCCAGCTCCGCTTCCATGCCCCGCACGGTATCCCCGGCCACCGACATCCGGCCCGCCGGCCCGCCCGGCTCGCTCACTCCCCGGCTTCGTTCTCCGCCCGTGAGGCCGTCTCCTGGAGGTCGCCCAGGACCGTGGCCGGGGAGCCGTTCGGGGTGACCGCGCGGCCTATCTCCTTCTTGATCTCCGCGCTGACCTGGGCCCACGAGGTCCGGCCGACCGGGTAGGTCTCGGAGAGCGCGAGTTCCTTGAGGAAGGGCCGCAGGTCGGCGTCCTCCTCGGCGGTGCTCATGACCTGGGAGGCGGAGTTGGTGACCGGCAGCAGGTCGTACTCGCGGGAGAAGGCGAGCACGTTCTCCTTGCTGTAGACGAAGTTGAGGAAGTCGCCGGCCTGCCGGGCGTGGCCGTTCTTGCGGAAGGCCATCATCCAGTCGGCGACGCCCATGGAGATCTTGGCGGGACCGTCCAGACCGGGCATCGGCACCATGCCGAACTTCACGCCCTTCTTCGCGGCCGCCTTCATCAGGGACGGGTGGCCGTTGAGCATGCCGACCTCGCCGTCGGTGAAGGCGGCGAAGGCGTCGGCGCGGTTCAGCTCACCGGGCGCCACCGGGCCGGTGAGGCCCTTGCCGACCAGCTCGTTCTTCAGCCAGCCGAAGGTGTCGACGTTCTCGGTGGAGTCGATGCTGTAGCTGCTGACGTTCTGGTTGTAGCCGCCGTTGCCGCTGAGCAGCCACTGGAGCGTCTCGGCCTGGGCCTCCTCGGGGCCGAGCGGCAGGGCGTAGGGGTACTTCACGCCGTTCTGCTTGAGGGCGGCGGCGTCCGCGGCGAGCTCCTCCCAGGTGGTCGGCGGGGTGAGGCCGGCCTTCGCGAAGAGGGTCTTGTTGTAGAAGAGCAGCCGGGTGGAGGAGGCGAACGGCATGCCGTACTGCACGCCGCGCACCTTGCCCGCGTCGGCGAGCTGGCTCACGAAGTCGGCCTGGACGGGGATGGAGAGCAGCTCGCCGGCCTTGTAGAGCTGGTCGGCGGCCACATAGTCGGCGTAGGCGCCGATCTGTGCCAGGTCCGGGGGGTCACCCGCGGCGACGCGTTCCTTGACCTTGGCGTCGACGTCGTTCCAGGAGTAGACGGTCACCTCGACGGTGACGTCCGGGTGCTGCTTCTCGTACGCCGTGACGATGGCGTCCCAGTACTTCTCGGAGCTGTTGGCCGCGGAGTCGCCGTAGTCGGCCGCGACCAGGTGGAGCGTGACGTGGTCGGAGCCCGACGTGAGTCCGCAGCCGGCGAGGACCGCGGCCATGCCCAGCGCGGACACCCCCGCGACCGTCCCGGCGATCGTTCCCGGCTTTCCTGTCCGCCGCTGCACTGGTCTGTTCTCCCGACTGCTCACAGATAATTGCTCCTACCAATGGACCGCTATCCGGATTAAGGTCTACACCACCTGCGTGGACTAGACCTCTTTCGGGGCCTTTGGGGCGGCACGGTACCGCGAACCCGCGAAGTGGACTAGACCTCTTGCGGGTACTCGGTCCACACTGTTCCCGTGAGACATGTCATCGCCCTCGACGTGGGCGGCACCGGGATGAAGGCCGCCCTGGTCGGGGCCGACGGCACCCTGCTGCACGAGGACCGCCGGGCCACCGGCCGCGAGCGCGGCCCCGACGCGGTGATCGCCGGCATCCTCGACTTCGCCGCCGACCTGCGCGCGCACGGGGTCGAACGGTTCGGCGAGCCCGCGGTCGCGGCCGGTGTCGCCGTACCCGGCATCGTCGACGAGACCCGGGGCATCGCCGCCTACGCCGCCAACCTGGGCTGGCGCGACGTCCCGCTGCGCGACCTGCTCACCCGGTGGCTCGACTGTCCCGTCGCCCTCGGCCACGACGTACGCACCGGCGGGCTCGCCGAGGGCCGGGTGGGCGCCGGCCGGGGCGCCGACCGCTTCCTGTTCGTCGCGCTGGGCACCGGCATCGCCGGCGCCATCGGGGTCGACGGCCGGGTGGAGGCGGGCGCGCACGGCTTCGCGGGCGAGATCGGCCATATCGTCGTACGGCCCGGCGGAACCCCCTGTCCCTGCGGCCAGCACGGCTGTCTGGAGCGGTTCGCCTCCGCCGCCGCGGTCAGCGAGGCATGGGCGGCGGCCTGCGGGGACCCGGAGGCGGACGCCGCCGACTGCGCCAAGGCCGTCACGTCCGGGGAGCCGAACGCCGTCCGGATCTGGCAGGGGGCCGTGGACGCCCTCGCCGACGGCCTGGTCACCGCGCTCACCCTGCTGGACCCGCGCACGCTCATCATCGGTGGCGGGCTCGCCGAGGCGGGGGAAACCTTGTTCACACCACTGCGGGACGCCGTCCGGCGGCGGGTCACCTTCCAGAAACTGCCGACGATCGTGCCGGCGGCACTGGGCGACACGGCGGGCTGTCTGGGCGCCGGACTCCTGGCCTGGGATCTCCTCGGCACGACGGACGGCACGGATGACGGCACGGACGCGACAGACGGCTCGGACGCAACACATGGCACGGACGCGACAGACGGCACGGATGCGACTGACGGCACGGCCACGACTGACGGTATGGAGGTAACACCCTGATGGTCACCCCCCTAGGGGCGCGGGACGACGCGCGCCGAGCCACCCACGACCCGCGGCCCGCGGCCGGCCCGGCGCCCCTGACCCTGTCCGGCGCCCATGTGGTCCTGCCCTCCGGAACGGTCCGGGGCGGCCAGGTGACCGTCGAGGGCTCCCGTATCGCCGCCACGGCGTCCGAGCACGCCCGGGTGGTCGACGCCCGCGGGCACTGGCTGGTCCCCGGCTTCGTCGACATCCACAACCACGGCGGCGGCGGCGCGTCCTTCTCCGGGACGCCCGAGGACATCCGGCGGGCCGTCGACACCCACCGCCGGCACGGCACCACCACCCTGGTCGCCTCCACCGTCACCGACGACATGGACTTCCTGGTCCGGCAGGCGGGGCTGCTCTCCGAGTTCACCGAACAGGGCGATCTCGCCGGGATCCACTTCGAGGGGCCGTTCATCTCGCCCTGCCGCAAGGGCGCGCACTCCGAGGAACTGCTGCGCGACCCGGACCCGGCGGAGGTCCGCAAGCTGATCGACGCGGCCCGCGGCCAGGCCCGGATGGTCACCCTGGCCACCGAACTCCCCGGCGGCCTGGACTCCGTACGGCTGCTCGCCGAGCACGGGGTGATCGCGGCGGTGGGCCACACCGACGCCACCTACGAGCAGACGGTCAAGGCCATCGACGCCGGGGCGACCGTCGCCACGCATCTGTTCAACGCCATGCCCGCCCTCGGCCACCGCGCGCCCGGCCCGATCGCTGCGCTCCTGGAGGACGAGCGGGTCACCGTGGAACTCATCAACGACGGCACCCATCTCCACCCGGCCGCCCTGGAACTGGCGTTCCGTCACGCGGGCGCGGACCGGGTCGCGTTCATCACCGACGCGATGGACGCAGCCGGCATCGGCGACGGCCGCTACATGCTCGGCCCGCTGGAGGTCGAGGTCAGCGAGGGCGTGGCCCGGCTGGTCGAGGGCGGCTCGATCGCGGGCTCCACCCTCACCCAGGACCGCGCGTTCAAGCGGGCGGTGACCGTCGACCGCCTCCCCGTCGAGGACGTCGTCGCCGCGCTCTCCACCAACCCGGCCCGCCTCCTCGGCCTCTCCGACACGATCGGCTCCCTCGCCCCCGGCAAGGACGCCGACCTGGTCCTCCTGGACGAGAACTTCGACCTCAAGGGCGTGATGCGCAAGGGCGCTTGGGTGGTGGATCCCCAACTGGCCTGAATCGTCCCCCCGGAACAGGACGGTGGCCGACCCGAGGGCTGGGCCGGTCGCCGTCCTTTTGGCATGATCAGGGCCGACGGGCACGGGGCAGGGACAATCGGGGGAGGTCGCGGGTGATCCTCACGGTCACGCTGAACGCCGCTCTCGACATCACCTACCGCGTACCGGCGTTGCGGCCGCACGCCGCGCACCGGGTGACGGACGTGACGGAGCGGCCCGGCGGCAAGGGGCTGAACGTGGGCCGGGTGCTGGCCGCGCTCGGGCACGACGTGACGGTCACCGGGTTCGTGGGCGGCGGCACCGGCCGTCTGATACGCGAGCGGCTCACCGGGGTCGAGGACGCGCTGGTGCCGGTCGCGGGCCCGTCCCGCCGTACGGTCGCCGTGGTCGACGCCCGCACCGGCGACACCACCCAGCTCAACGAACCCGGCCCGCTGGTCACCGCGGCCGAGTGGGCCGCGTTCCTGGGGGTGTACGGGGAGCTGGTGGCCGGCGCCGAGGCGGTGGCGCTGTGCGGCAGCCTGCCGCCGGGGGTGCCGGTGGGGGCGTATGCGGGCCTGGTCCGTACGGCACGGGCGGCCGGGGTGCCGGTCCTGCTGGACACCAGCGGGGAGCCGCTGCGCCGGGGCGTCGCCGCCCGCCCGGACATCATCAAGCCGAACTCCGACGAACTGGCCGAACTCACGGGCTCCCACGAGCCCTTGAAGGCGACCCAGGACGCCCGGCGCCGCGGCGCCCGGGCCGTGGTCGCCTCGCTCGGCGCCGAGGGCCTGGTGGCGGCGACCGACGAGGGCCGCTGGCGCGCCGCCCCGCCGGCCCGGCTCCGCGGCAACCCGACGGGCGCGGGCGACTCCGCCTCCGCCGGCCTGCTCTCCGCCCTCGCCGAGGGCCTCCCCTGGCCCGCCCGCCTGACCCGAGCGGTAGCCCTGGCGACGGCAACGGTCCTGTCCCCCACGGCAGGCGACTTCGACCGCACGTCCTACGAGGAACTGCTGGGCCGGGTCGGGGTGACCACGGAGGTCACCGCGGCCTGACGAAGGCCCGCGCTCAGCCCTTGGTGAGCCAGAGCTGGTCGAGGTTCACGTCGCACTTGTTGCCGTCGGCGCAGGTGACGTCGATGGTGTTCGTGCCCTTGGTCAGGTTCACGCTGGCCCAGGTGTTCTGCCAGCCCTTTTCCCAGTCGCCCTGGGGAGAATTGCTGAAGTTCTTCATGTTCAGCGCACGGGTCTGGGGGATGCCGTTGACCACCAGCGTCGCGTCGGCGTCGACGCCGGGGATGCCGTACTGCACGTACAGCCGGTAGCCGCCCGCCTTGGGGATGCCGTTGACCGTCCAGGAGACCTTGGCGCCGACCTGGTTGAAGCCCGTGACGTAGATCCCGCCGTCCGACTTGGCGCCCTTGTACTGGTTGGACGTGGTGGCGCCGCCCTCCAGCTTCAGTGCCTTCGCCTCGATCGTCGGCAGCTTCTCCTCCGTGGCCTCGCTGGTGGAGGACTCGCTCGGGGAGGCGCTCGCGGAGGTGGAGGGGGTGGTGGAGGGCTGGTCGCCGGCGTTGTCGCCGGTGCCGTCGTCCCCGCCCGTCATCGCGATGGCGATGCCGACGACGACCGCGGCGACCACCGCGACCGCGCCGATCAGCAGGCCCTTGGTGTTGGGGCCGCGGCCACGGCCGCCACCGCCCGGTACGGGCTGCTGACGGCCGGTCGGGCCGCCCGGGCCGCCGGGGAAGGTCTCGGGTGCGGCGTAGTTCGCGTTCGGCTGGCCGTACGCGCCCTGCTGGGGGACCGTCGGCTGCCCGTACTGAGCCGTCTGCTGCTGCGGCTGTCCGTACTGGCGCTCGCCTACCGCGCGCACCCGGCTGACCGAGTTCGGGTAGCCGTAACCACTGGAGGGCGGCTGGGCTCCGTTGGCCTGACCGTCGGCGTAGAGGTAGCCGAACGGGTCGTCGTCCTCGGGCGTGCTCGCGCCGTTGTTGCCGGGCGTCATCCCTTCGTACTCCTCAACAGGTGCGGGTCAACAGGTGCGGGGTTGATGCGATGCAATGCGATTCAAGGGTGAGAAGGGCGAGCCTACCCGCTCCGGGTGACCCGAACGGGTGACTCGGATCGCATCGACTCGGCCACGAAGACGCCCACCCGGCCCTGCCTGGGCCGATCCGGGACTGCGATCCGGGACTCATCCCGCCCGTCTGTGCTGTTTGGGACGAGATCGTTTCTCGACGTACATCCGCTCGTCGGCGGACTTCAGCACTTCGTCCGCGGTCATCCCGCAGTGCGCCCACCCGATGCCGAAGCTGGCGCCGACCCGGACGGCCCGGCCCTCGGCGCGGATCGGCTGGATGATCTCGTTGCGCAGCCGGACGGCGAGGTCCTGGGCGTCGGCGCGGCCGAGACCGTCGGCGAGGATGACGAATTCGTCACCCCCGAGCCGGGCGACGGTGTCGCCGTCGCGGACGCACTGCGACAGCCGCCGCGCGACCTCGATGAGAACCGCGTCACCCGCGTTGTGCCCGAACCGGTCGTTGATCGACTTGAAGCCGTCGAGGTCGCAGAAGAGCACCGCGAGCCCCTTGGTGCCGTCGTCGCGGCCGTCCTCCTCGGGGGCGGCGGTGTGCACATGGTGGTCGAAGGCGTCGAAGCTCTGCGCGCCGCCGGGCCGGTAGTCGAAGCCGTGGCCGTTGGCGTCGAAGGCGGGGTGGCCGTACGCCTGGTCCATGGCGTCGACGACGGCCGGGTGGGTGGACTGGGGGCGCTGGCAGATCCGGGCGGACAGGCGCGAGCGCAGCTCGGCGGAGTTCGGCAGTCCGGTGAGGGAGTCGTGCGAGGCGCGGTGGGCGAGCTGGAGCTCGCGGCGCTTGCGCTCCTCTATGTCCTCGACGTGGGTGAGGAGGAAGCGGGGCCCGTCGGCGGCGTCGGCGACGACGGAGTTGCGGAGGCTGACCCAGACGTAGGTGCCGTCCCGGCGGCCGAGGCGGAGTTCGGCGCGGCCGCCCTCGGCGGAGGTGCGGAGCAGGGTGCCTATGTCCTCGGGGTGGACGAGGTCGGAGAAGGAGTAGCGGCGCATCGCGGCGGCGGGCCGGCCCAGGAGGCGGCACAGGGCGTCGTTGGTCCGCAGGATCCGCCCGTGCTGGTCGCCGCCCATCTCGGCGATGGCCATGCCGGAGGGGGCGTATTCGAACGCCTGCCGGAAGGACTCCTCGCTGGCGCGCAGGGCCTGCTGTTCGCGTTCGAGCCGGACCAGTGCCCGCTGCATATTCGCGCGTAGACGTGCGTTGCTGATGGCGATGGCTGCCTGGAACGCGTACATCTGGAGCGCTTCGCGGCCCCAGGCGCCGGGCAGCCGGCC encodes:
- a CDS encoding DUF3263 domain-containing protein codes for the protein MEAELEERERAVLALERRGFPGPGAKERAIREELDLSPVRYYQLLNALLDDPRALAHDPVTVNRLRRVREARRAER
- a CDS encoding ABC transporter substrate-binding protein, whose amino-acid sequence is MAAVLAGCGLTSGSDHVTLHLVAADYGDSAANSSEKYWDAIVTAYEKQHPDVTVEVTVYSWNDVDAKVKERVAAGDPPDLAQIGAYADYVAADQLYKAGELLSIPVQADFVSQLADAGKVRGVQYGMPFASSTRLLFYNKTLFAKAGLTPPTTWEELAADAAALKQNGVKYPYALPLGPEEAQAETLQWLLSGNGGYNQNVSSYSIDSTENVDTFGWLKNELVGKGLTGPVAPGELNRADAFAAFTDGEVGMLNGHPSLMKAAAKKGVKFGMVPMPGLDGPAKISMGVADWMMAFRKNGHARQAGDFLNFVYSKENVLAFSREYDLLPVTNSASQVMSTAEEDADLRPFLKELALSETYPVGRTSWAQVSAEIKKEIGRAVTPNGSPATVLGDLQETASRAENEAGE
- the otsB gene encoding trehalose-phosphatase, whose amino-acid sequence is MGIHETHSKEPAPVTPTTPAGRDGLAAILARPSRTLVGLDFDGTLAPIVENPDDARAHPDTLAALTALAPKVAAVAVVTGRPAEVAVRNGGFAGVPGLEHLTVLGHYGAERWDARTGALTAPPPHPGVAAVRAELPGILAAAGDRPGVRVEEKGGRALAVHTRRADDPQAAFEELRAPLGDLAARHGLIVEPGRMVLELRPPGMDKGVALLDHVRETGAGSVLYAGDDLGDLPAFAAVEKLRADGVPGLLVCSGSTEVTELAERADLVVDGPAGVVALLRELAARSGQPG
- the nagA gene encoding N-acetylglucosamine-6-phosphate deacetylase, whose amino-acid sequence is MVTPLGARDDARRATHDPRPAAGPAPLTLSGAHVVLPSGTVRGGQVTVEGSRIAATASEHARVVDARGHWLVPGFVDIHNHGGGGASFSGTPEDIRRAVDTHRRHGTTTLVASTVTDDMDFLVRQAGLLSEFTEQGDLAGIHFEGPFISPCRKGAHSEELLRDPDPAEVRKLIDAARGQARMVTLATELPGGLDSVRLLAEHGVIAAVGHTDATYEQTVKAIDAGATVATHLFNAMPALGHRAPGPIAALLEDERVTVELINDGTHLHPAALELAFRHAGADRVAFITDAMDAAGIGDGRYMLGPLEVEVSEGVARLVEGGSIAGSTLTQDRAFKRAVTVDRLPVEDVVAALSTNPARLLGLSDTIGSLAPGKDADLVLLDENFDLKGVMRKGAWVVDPQLA
- a CDS encoding alpha,alpha-trehalose-phosphate synthase (UDP-forming); the encoded protein is MATTHDAAAARGAQVLVASNRGPVSYTVREDGSLDARRGGGGLVSGLSAIGPDAGALWVCSALSDGDREAVRRGVGEEGVRMLPVPADVHADAYNGIANSVLWFIHHLLYQTPLEPVFDAEFRRQWASYEIYNRAFAEALAEEAAPGAAVLVQDYHLCLVPGMLRELRPDLRIGHFSHTPWAPVDYFALLPSDIREQLLRGMLGADRLGFLTRRWADAFTACAAEFAGGTGSTRVGVHGLGADADFLRERAHRPDVEERITALREEIGGTDRRTIVRVDRTELSKNIVRGLLAYRQLLDDHEEWRERVVHVAFAYPSRQDLAVYRDYTAEVRRLATEINKTYGTPGWTPVVLHVKDDFARSLAAYRLADVALVNPIRDGMNLVAKEIPVVSDEGCALVLSREAGAYWELGEDALVVNPYDVLETARALHEALGMGPEERAERTKRLAAAATALPPARWFLDQLEALREGQPG
- a CDS encoding ROK family protein; this encodes MRHVIALDVGGTGMKAALVGADGTLLHEDRRATGRERGPDAVIAGILDFAADLRAHGVERFGEPAVAAGVAVPGIVDETRGIAAYAANLGWRDVPLRDLLTRWLDCPVALGHDVRTGGLAEGRVGAGRGADRFLFVALGTGIAGAIGVDGRVEAGAHGFAGEIGHIVVRPGGTPCPCGQHGCLERFASAAAVSEAWAAACGDPEADAADCAKAVTSGEPNAVRIWQGAVDALADGLVTALTLLDPRTLIIGGGLAEAGETLFTPLRDAVRRRVTFQKLPTIVPAALGDTAGCLGAGLLAWDLLGTTDGTDDGTDATDGSDATHGTDATDGTDATDGTATTDGMEVTP
- a CDS encoding CBM35 domain-containing protein yields the protein MTPGNNGASTPEDDDPFGYLYADGQANGAQPPSSGYGYPNSVSRVRAVGERQYGQPQQQTAQYGQPTVPQQGAYGQPNANYAAPETFPGGPGGPTGRQQPVPGGGGRGRGPNTKGLLIGAVAVVAAVVVGIAIAMTGGDDGTGDNAGDQPSTTPSTSASASPSESSTSEATEEKLPTIEAKALKLEGGATTSNQYKGAKSDGGIYVTGFNQVGAKVSWTVNGIPKAGGYRLYVQYGIPGVDADATLVVNGIPQTRALNMKNFSNSPQGDWEKGWQNTWASVNLTKGTNTIDVTCADGNKCDVNLDQLWLTKG
- a CDS encoding 1-phosphofructokinase family hexose kinase; this encodes MILTVTLNAALDITYRVPALRPHAAHRVTDVTERPGGKGLNVGRVLAALGHDVTVTGFVGGGTGRLIRERLTGVEDALVPVAGPSRRTVAVVDARTGDTTQLNEPGPLVTAAEWAAFLGVYGELVAGAEAVALCGSLPPGVPVGAYAGLVRTARAAGVPVLLDTSGEPLRRGVAARPDIIKPNSDELAELTGSHEPLKATQDARRRGARAVVASLGAEGLVAATDEGRWRAAPPARLRGNPTGAGDSASAGLLSALAEGLPWPARLTRAVALATATVLSPTAGDFDRTSYEELLGRVGVTTEVTAA
- the cdgB gene encoding diguanylate cyclase CdgB gives rise to the protein METESEPYVRLASLRQLHQVMADMNTARSLADTLQTVADGVVTALGYELACVNLVRADGDLVVAALAGNPAAEALITGRVGSRESWERRLSMGETWGDLVFIPHTEGWILDDDDVPQWYTDGPAPRFENEWHPSDRLFAPMFTPPTPGTGPGGELIGVLSVDRPRNGRLPGAWGREALQMYAFQAAIAISNARLRANMQRALVRLEREQQALRASEESFRQAFEYAPSGMAIAEMGGDQHGRILRTNDALCRLLGRPAAAMRRYSFSDLVHPEDIGTLLRTSAEGGRAELRLGRRDGTYVWVSLRNSVVADAADGPRFLLTHVEDIEERKRRELQLAHRASHDSLTGLPNSAELRSRLSARICQRPQSTHPAVVDAMDQAYGHPAFDANGHGFDYRPGGAQSFDAFDHHVHTAAPEEDGRDDGTKGLAVLFCDLDGFKSINDRFGHNAGDAVLIEVARRLSQCVRDGDTVARLGGDEFVILADGLGRADAQDLAVRLRNEIIQPIRAEGRAVRVGASFGIGWAHCGMTADEVLKSADERMYVEKRSRPKQHRRAG